One stretch of Falco naumanni isolate bFalNau1 chromosome 7, bFalNau1.pat, whole genome shotgun sequence DNA includes these proteins:
- the LOC121090971 gene encoding mitotic-spindle organizing protein 2-like isoform X2: protein MSAALRAQAAGSRPGGLPGSPKRVRTEEARGPPGSPGCSWSAAAPCRARVGRRKGAWARAVQRGLPGRRCGKGPGGGAAMSETAAGGMMAAAAMAEARLRRKQLLSAEEGELFELAQAAGSGLDPEVFRVLLDLLRMNVAPLAVFQVLKSMCAGQRLLPGLEGGAPAAPAPLPADTREIKPVLLSVAPRL from the exons ATGAGCGCCGCTTTACGGGCCCAGGCCGCAGGCAGCCGGCCCGGGGGACTGCCGGGGAGCCCGAAGCGGGTTCGGACGGAGGAGGCCCGGGGgccgccgggcagccccggctgcAGCTGGAGCGCCGCTGCCCCCTGTCGGGCGCGCGTGGGCAGGAGGAAAGGGGCCTGGGCCCGGGCCGTGCAGcgcgggctgccggggcggcGGTGCGGTAAGGGGCCGGGAGGGGGCGCCGCCATGTCGGAGACGGCAGCAGGAGGGAtgatggcggcggcggcgatgGCGGAGGCGCGGCTGCGGCGGAAGCAGCTGCTGAGCGCGGAGGAGGGGGAGCTGTTCGAGTTGGCGCAGGCGGCGGGTAGCGGACTGGACCCAGAGGTGTTCCG GGTGCTGCTGGACCTGCTGCGCATGAACGTGGCGCCGCTCGCCGTCTTCCAGGTACTAAAGTCCATGTGCGCTGGGCAGCGGCTGTTGCCGGGACTCGAGGGCGGCGCCCCTGCGGCGCcggcgccgctccccgccgaCACCCGAG
- the LOC121090971 gene encoding mitotic-spindle organizing protein 2-like isoform X3 — MSAALRAQAAGSRPGGLPGSPKRVRTEEARGPPGSPGCSWSAAAPCRARVGRRKGAWARAVQRGLPGRRCGKGPGGGAAMSETAAGGMMAAAAMAEARLRRKQLLSAEEGELFELAQAAGSGLDPEVFRVLLDLLRMNVAPLAVFQVLKSMCAGQRLLPGLEGGAPAAPAPLPADTRGVMSRSNYEGTLK; from the exons ATGAGCGCCGCTTTACGGGCCCAGGCCGCAGGCAGCCGGCCCGGGGGACTGCCGGGGAGCCCGAAGCGGGTTCGGACGGAGGAGGCCCGGGGgccgccgggcagccccggctgcAGCTGGAGCGCCGCTGCCCCCTGTCGGGCGCGCGTGGGCAGGAGGAAAGGGGCCTGGGCCCGGGCCGTGCAGcgcgggctgccggggcggcGGTGCGGTAAGGGGCCGGGAGGGGGCGCCGCCATGTCGGAGACGGCAGCAGGAGGGAtgatggcggcggcggcgatgGCGGAGGCGCGGCTGCGGCGGAAGCAGCTGCTGAGCGCGGAGGAGGGGGAGCTGTTCGAGTTGGCGCAGGCGGCGGGTAGCGGACTGGACCCAGAGGTGTTCCG GGTGCTGCTGGACCTGCTGCGCATGAACGTGGCGCCGCTCGCCGTCTTCCAGGTACTAAAGTCCATGTGCGCTGGGCAGCGGCTGTTGCCGGGACTCGAGGGCGGCGCCCCTGCGGCGCcggcgccgctccccgccgaCACCCGAG